The Rubripirellula reticaptiva DNA window CTGAAGTGTTAGGAACGTAATGACAAACAGAACCGCTATCGAGAATTTTCATTCGCGATAGTGAATCGTGAATTCCATACTCGTTAGTTGAACTCGAACAGTGAGATAGCAATTGTCGTGGAAGGTGTTGATGCTTTCGCACATCAGTCCAAAAATCGCTTGGCAGTTCGAAAATTGCGAGACGACGAATTTGTTGAGCTGACTGACTGGATTCTGTATCTACCTCGCGAGCATCTCCCGTTGCGCGACCGCGTGACGCTGTCTTGATTGCCCAGCAGTTTGTCCTTTTCTAAACGGACGATCGAAGGGCTCCCGATGGCCAGAACGATCCAGAGAGAGAACGACGCTAGATTTTTTCGCTAGACTTTTGTGGTAGACGTAATGCACCGCTGGCGAGTTCGGTCGAATTTCTGAATCAGTGCTTCAAAGTCGCCCGACCGCTTTGGCCGGTTCGGCAGAAAACCTTTCGAACGGGCGGAGTATTTCGGCAACAATCGATATCGATTGTCGCAACGTCTAAACCGAGACGGTCTTCGGAAAATCATGAGAATTGAGGATAAAGCAACTGTGTCAAACCAAATTCCATTCGCTCGCCAGATGCTCGCATCCGTGGTGATTTCCAGTTTGCTCGCATGCTCTTCGTCGAGTTTTGCTCCGGCGCTCTACGCCCAGACGGTAGCGCCAGAGTCTGTGTTGGGTGACACCGCGATGCCTTCCTCCGACGACGTATCGCAAACCTTCCCTTACGGAATCACCGGCAAGACACCACCTTCTTTGATCAAAATCAATTACGACGGTCAGCCTCCGTATCACAAGCACCGCATCAATCTGAGGATCTTTCAAGGCTGCCCACAGGTAGAAATTTCCGAGGGCGGCAGACTTTGGGCAACTTGGTTTGGCTCCAACGTGCAATCCGAACGCGCACCGTTCCACCAAGGCCAGTTCTCGGTCATCTCGACTTCCGCAGACGATGGTAAAACTTGGCAAGAAGTGTTTGTCTTTGACCCGAGTGACCTGCTTGGTGGCGGCGCATCGGATCCGATGTTGTGGAAAGACGCCAAGGGCAATATTCGCTTTATTGGTCTTCGGAACATCGATTTCAAAGGCAAGGATGAATTCGCATCTTCGGCGTGGGAGTTCACGATGCTCGATCCAGAGAACGAGTACACTGCCTGGTCCTCGCCACGTCTACTTGGAAATAAAAACATCTCGGTCATGAAGCCGCTTATCTTCCCGGATGGAACGATCATGCGCTCGATGGACGACTTCAAACTCGTTGGCAAACCTAACGAAGTGAGGATTCGCTTTTTGAAAGAAGACTCCATCGGCAAGCCGATCTTTGTTTCTGAATTCCCCGTCGACAACGACGCGGTGTTTGCGGAGCAAATGCCAATCATCCGAAAGGATGGAAGCCTATTTACCTTCTACCGCGCTAAAAAGGGCCAGAAGTTTGCCGAGTCTTTCGACGGCGGCAAGAACTGGAAACTTGGCGGCTATTATCCGATGCAGTTCTCAATCAACACGAAGTGCATTCTCAAAACACTCCCGTCGGGAAGAGTGCTGTTGGTCGCTAACGATGTCCAAATGAACGTGGACAACGGCAAGAGCAAGTTCTACTACACCGATGGAAACGGCAATGAACGCGAGCTCGAAGGATACAAGGGCCCACGCGCCCGCATGACGGCCTACTTAAGTGACGACGACGGCAAAACCTTTTCGCACAAGTTGCTTTTGTGCGACGATGGCCAAATCAGTTACCCCTCGGCAACGATTAACAAAGATGGTGCGATTTACATCGCCTACGACCAGGGACGTGGCGTGATCGGCCAGCACACAATCTTTCTGTCGAAAATTTCCGA harbors:
- a CDS encoding sialidase family protein codes for the protein MSNQIPFARQMLASVVISSLLACSSSSFAPALYAQTVAPESVLGDTAMPSSDDVSQTFPYGITGKTPPSLIKINYDGQPPYHKHRINLRIFQGCPQVEISEGGRLWATWFGSNVQSERAPFHQGQFSVISTSADDGKTWQEVFVFDPSDLLGGGASDPMLWKDAKGNIRFIGLRNIDFKGKDEFASSAWEFTMLDPENEYTAWSSPRLLGNKNISVMKPLIFPDGTIMRSMDDFKLVGKPNEVRIRFLKEDSIGKPIFVSEFPVDNDAVFAEQMPIIRKDGSLFTFYRAKKGQKFAESFDGGKNWKLGGYYPMQFSINTKCILKTLPSGRVLLVANDVQMNVDNGKSKFYYTDGNGNERELEGYKGPRARMTAYLSDDDGKTFSHKLLLCDDGQISYPSATINKDGAIYIAYDQGRGVIGQHTIFLSKISEEDILAGELVDGESFLNNVVSRPSDQGGGRREGDKI